CTTGCTCGCGCCGCGCGATGATGAGCTGAGGATCGACCCCATCTCTCCTTcgaatttctctctctatcgaGGAGAGAAAATGTGTCTGATAGCGTGGGGAATAtcccaaatcaaatccaaacaaGTCTTGTGTAATTAACTCGTAAATATTCTAAGATCTTGAAGGGAGAGGATGAGAGAATCTTTACTTAATTGACTTCACTTTACACGTCATTAGAGGAGGGTTATCATACCCAAGTAACATGCACAGGGAAGGATATTAATTGTTGAAGAGAATAATGAAATATCAAATAACATCCTTAATACCTAATAATACCTCCagcaatattttttaattgggAAATCTATAATCTTCATGAATATATTTCACTAAGTCCGTGTCGATCTCCAAAAACAGATTTGAGCCAACTTCATTCTCGTCTACAATCAATattaattcttcaatttgaaaCCGCAACTTCTGTTGCACATATCCCAACAAAAAACTACCGACATGGACATCAACATCCGTCGCCCTCGTCGCTTCGGTCGTTGCAGATCTCTCGCTTTCGTCTGGACCACCCTCAATCCAAAATATCCTCGGACTCGAAAGGTCTCGGAACCCCATCATTCTCGCTGCGtcaagacaaaaaaaacaacattGCATTCCAACCACTCGCAGAGAAAGCAAGGGGTGACGTGAAAAACGAGACCCAAAAAGTCAAGCATCAGTCTCTCTCTCCGATTCCGCGTGGTGTAGCTGGGTTGAAGCTTTTTAAGAGATCATCAGGTTGAATCGGAGCTCCCATTCGCGCTCTTGCTCAAAtcttccccttttcttcttcttcttctctctttgaagagaacagagagagaaggaaaatttgATAACCGAGCATATCTCAAGCAGAGCCTATGAAGTCGAACGGAGCGAGCCCATCAATCGCCCTTCCTCTGCTCGcgctctcctccttcttcttctctctcactgTCTCCGATCCTCGAATCATCGAAGTGGGCCTCATCTGCGAGAACTCCACTTGGATTGTTGCTGGAAACGTCGTCTCCAACCTCATCGCCACCATGAACGAGATCTCCAACAGCACCGCTGCCCAGGGCTGGGGCAAGTACTCCCTCGCCTCGCCGCCGCCAGCAGTGTACGGCCTCACCCAGTGCCATGGTGACTTGATTGAGACCGAGTGCCTCCTCTGCCTTACCGAGAGCTGGACCCGGATCGCCCGCTGCCTCCCCAACTTTGGTCGGCTCTACCTCGACGGCTGCTTCCTCCGTTATGGCAGTTACGACTTCTACAACGAGACCGTGGATCCAACGCACGACATGCTCAAGTGTAGCTCCAATTTGACAGTCCCGGCAGAGAGAGTGGCCGAGCTCTCGGATAGGGTGGACCGGGTCCTGAGGAATGTCTCGGCCAGTGCCGTGCGGAACAAGGGCTTTGCGGTGGCTGGGGAGGACGGAGTTGGAGGAGTCGCCGGGGTATATGCTTTGGCACAGTGTTGGAGCACGCTTGATGCCAGCAGTTGCAGAGTCTGTTTGGAGAATGCAACTTCGATGGCCAGAAGCTGCGCACCTGGAGAAGAAGCGCGGGCCATGAACGCGGGATGCTTCGTCCGTTACTCGACCACAAAGTTCTACGACGTCCCTGATAGCGGAGGTAACAACTAGGCACCGAGAGCCCGGCCTCAATTGACCCACATCCGGTCTCAATGGACTCGTGCCCAAGAGACCTGGTCCTAGCCTCAATGGATCCGGGGCCAACCTTGATGGATCTAGCCTGAGCGTTAGAGACTCAGGAACTAGTGTTGGGATTCTTGTGTTCAAACGTAGAGTTTTAGATCAAGCGCCAatatctaataatattttgaaaaatgttttccaactttttcaaacatgaaatcattttcttgagtATAAGCATAGTTTTACGTTGaccagaaaaatattttccattgccTCATTTTCCTAAGCGAATTGAACAccagggaaaatgtttttagaaaaaatattatccacGAAACGAACATAACCTAAGAGTGCATTTGTTTGACGAAAAGtgttttctcaaaattaatttctgtACTTTCATCCATTTAGTTCGCCAAAAATGATTGATAAATCGAAAACACTTTCCGATCAAGGAAAATATACatgcataaaattagaaaagtgaatTCCTAAATCTAAGATGATGAATAcactttcaaaaattgctcatgtggaatttttaaatattttattttaaaaattgattttatttttttcttatcttttttcttttcctttttttcctcctccaccGATCGCCAGTGCAAGCCCACCTCgagcaagctcaagcctcgGCAGCCTCGTTGCAACAAACCCCAGGTTCTAGCGAGCTCAAACTTACCCGAGGCTGGTCGGGTTGGCCCTTGCCGGGCCTTGACGACAATGCTGCGGGCCCTGTCGAGGCCCGACGACtagtggaggaggaagaaggaaagagaaagaaaatcaaacaaaaattattttaaaaatgactttttttgtatgagattgaaatcattttccaaatgagatTCCAACactaaaaaacatttttagtcatatatcaccaaataaaggaaaagtaatcattttcttaaagaatgattttccaaaaacatgttcctttttcttgaaattttcccCCAAATGAATGCACCCTAAGTTTAATTTGATTGATCTTATGATTCAATGCTTGCCAgatttttggaattattaatgAACTCGCTCATCTTAACCTGATGTTGTCTTTATCATTTCGCGGGTTCATCTAGGGTTCGCATCACCATAGCAATAACCTCATCGGCTATTGCAGCGACTTCGCTTGTTCTCATTGGTGCATACCTTGGATACAACAAGTACTCcaagaagaaacaaagtaagCAATTCGGTTCAAATGTGTAAAATGATCACTTGGTAATTCTTGATCACAAGCTTGATGACACAAATTTCGCATTCATCCTTATTCAAAGTGCAAAATAACCTCATGCAATTACGAGCGAGCAAGAGCAAGTTTAGCTTATATTTCAAGTACGGGACACTGGGAGAAGGCCACCAACTTCTTTGATGACTCAAGGAAGCTGGGCCAAGGGGGCGGCGGTTGTGTACAAGGGGATTTTACCGACGGGAAGGTCGTCGCGGTTAAGCGGCTGGTGTTCAACACATGCCAATGGGCGGATGACTTTTTCAATGAGGTGAACCCGACGTGGGATCCGACACAAGAACCTCATGAGGCTTTTGGATGCAGCATCGAAGGCCCGAGAGAGCCTCCTCGTCTATGAATATCTTCCTAAAAGAAGTCTTGATCTAGTTCTTTTTGGTAAGTAGCTGGTTGTTGCATAACTGCATAACGCACTTACACAGTCATTGTTTGATGCCAAGAAGAGATCCACCCTTCACAACGAGCATCGGTTCAGTTTGCATTCTTAGTAACTGGCTTCTTGTATTGCAAGCAATGCTTCCATCTTATGATTTTCGAGTCGAAGGTTTcaaaaatctgctccattagtGTCTTGCCTTCGTCGGTTATGTCTATCCCACTCTGCTCTGCTTGTCTTTCTAAATAAGCGAATAGAATCTGTTGTTGCAGTCAACGATGCGACCCCCGTCCTAACTTGGGAGGAAAGGCTGCACATCATCATAGGAATAGCCGAGGGCCTCGCATATCTTCATGGAGGTTGTGGAGTGAAAATCATCCATCGAGACATAAAAACTAGCAACATCCTCCTCGACAAAAATCTCACAGCGAAAATCTCAGATTTCGGGCTTGCTCGATGCATTGCTCTGGATAAGTCTCATCTTAGCACAGAATCGGCACACACCGTAAGAATGCCTTTTCATTACCAGCCTGCTCGAAACCATAGTCGGCACTTTCTATTTCCTTAATCTGACAAGTTTGGCCCCTCAAGAGGGGTTTCGCGTATCAtccttcccttgcacttcacATCTTCGTtgggctaagtatggtttatatCTAAAAGACGATTGACTATGCAGCGGTTACATGGCGCCTGAATATATTATGAGGGGACAACTAACGGAGAAAGTCGATGTTTATGCTTTTGGGGTGCTGGTTCTTGAAATCTTGAGTGGTAGGAAGAACAGTGTATATACACGGGGATCAAGCTCGGTATTACAGTCGGTAAGATTACTTGTCCCTACGATCATGAGAACTTAGACTGACATTTACTTTCCTGGCCACACCCCACTAggattatctaatttttcttttgattttcctaacaaaCTCTATCGTTGGTTTCTACGTTAGTGCTAGTAGATTTATCTTTAGATATAAGGGAGCCATGGAAATTCATGATTGCTGCGGGTATGGAAGCATTACAAGTCAAATAATTTAGCCGCGTGCATTGATCCGGCCTTACAAGGTACATTCCCCATCCTGGAGGCATCGAATGTGCTCCAAATCAGCCTTATGTGCACTCAAGCTAGCATGGAATTGCGACCGCCCATGTCTAGAGTCGTCGAGATGCTCCACGACAAAAACCATGTAGTCCCCCAACCAAGCCAACCCCCGTTTGTCAACGCTAGCTTGCTGTTCGACAAACCCAGCAGCAGAAGCTCTACATGAACACATGGCTGTTGAGCCAGCTCACGGCATCCGAGGTCTCTTCCAGCTTTGCAGCGTTGACCCTTTAGGATTGggacctttcttcttcttcttcttcttcttccaacgAATACGAACACTTTGCAAACGACTAGCAGTGTAGATTTTAGTGACATCAGGGCATGAGTCGAATTATCCTTACTTGGTTAGCAGCATGCTCAGATGACAATGAGTCCAATCTTAAATCGATAGATCACGAATATCCCATGAATATATGAATCTAAGTGAGATGCCATTGCTCTGTTTTTCGTAGTTTTACGTCTTGGTTGGAGAATCATATCATGTTGGGATGTTTCGATTCCAGAGTCAGTCATAGGTTAtgtaataaaaggaaagaaaaagaaaaaaggaaccaacgtcgttctgtttttttttttttttatagttttatgtcattttttcttctctttttttggttgaaataattttacgtTGCTTCAAAATCCGCGACTATCTCGCTTACCCTTTGCTGCCCATCGCTTCGGCGCATTGTCGCacgtcctcttcttctttgatttcacgaaaaaaaaaagaagaaaaagatgatgacaaaatgaGAAGTTCTCCATTCCCAATGGTGATGATTGAGAGGGACAGACTCTGAAGAAAGCTTCTCCTCCGACGATGAAGGTGACGATGTCCCTGAACTAGAAACCTCAAAAGAAGAACTTGCAGAGAGAAGAGACTTTGATGGACgctaagaagaaaagcaaaggacCCATTACCATTAGTcttcaacaaatgcaaaaacatCAAATACTTTGGGCACGTACACCGTTAATTCATAATCGTATATCACAAATGCAATCTGAGCCTAAAATCTAACTTTTTCAGAGTTGAATCCCTTCATGAACAACATCACTCCTAGTATAGATCACGCGaggggagagaaagggaggaacCTGGTACTCACAAATGTTTAGATGGCAGAGCTCGCGACGTTGGGACTTGCCAGCCACCATGACGGTGTTGGAGTCCAGCCTCTTTAGCAATGCTCTCGCGATTTTGAGATTGCTTCCGTCAATCGGCGGAGCTATAAGATATAATGAGATTATCTTTACGATATTCTGGATATTCTAGAGATATTTAATATTCTAAATATCCTTCCCATATCCTAATATCTATAATATccttaatatatttaatattctgGATATCTTTATGATTTATTATAAttgataatataatattttgttaCTGTAAATAGTCTTACTGTAAAACTTATAAATAGGCTCTTGTATTCCTCGttacaaatcatcaaaatatagAGAAGTTCTTTATTCCTCTATTCTTaacttggtatcaaagcctcTTTCttgaggatttttattttttgcaatgcCAGCTGAATAGGTCACGTTTGCTCGACAAAGGTGTCGCGTCGCTCTCGTTTCTCTGCAACTTCCGCTGGTTGTTTTGTCACCAACCCAGCTGCCACATGCTATTGACTTGGAACCATCACAGCCATATATTGCAAGTCTATTTTGGACTTATTCAGCTGGTTATATTGACATCACAGCCATATATTGCAAGTCTATTTTGGACTTATTCAGCTGGTTATATTGACATCACAGGCATATATTGCAAGTCTATTTTGGACTTATTCAGCTGGTTATATTGACAAAACAACACCACAAACAGATT
The nucleotide sequence above comes from Eucalyptus grandis isolate ANBG69807.140 chromosome 2, ASM1654582v1, whole genome shotgun sequence. Encoded proteins:
- the LOC120290444 gene encoding cysteine-rich receptor-like protein kinase 42, coding for MKSNGASPSIALPLLALSSFFFSLTVSDPRIIEVGLICENSTWIVAGNVVSNLIATMNEISNSTAAQGWGKYSLASPPPAVYGLTQCHGDLIETECLLCLTESWTRIARCLPNFGRLYLDGCFLRYGSYDFYNETVDPTHDMLKCSSNLTVPAERVAELSDRVDRVLRNVSASAVRNKGFAVAGEDGVGGVAGVYALAQCWSTLDASSCRVCLENATSMARSCAPGEEARAMNAGCFVRYSTTKFYDVPDSGGNN